Within the Hermetia illucens chromosome 6, iHerIll2.2.curated.20191125, whole genome shotgun sequence genome, the region gttgcgccgttgatgatgatgatggtttcaATAAAATGTTTACCCACTAATTGTTGATGGGTTAATTGTTGACTCAATACTGGACGATTTACTTAGTAAATATGCACTGTAAACAACGGAAGTCAGAATGAAAGACGAACaaatattttctacaatttcACTTTTTATTAAGATAGTACACTAACGGTGGATGTGCTATTCACTGCTGCTTCCTCTGAAACCTTCATAGTAACCCAATTAGCGAAATGTGCCACATTTGTATACACTCCAGGATATCCAGGTTGAGCGCATAGGTAGCCAAATGACACAATACCAACAAGACGTGCTTTAATTACCATCGGTCCTCCGGAGTCTCCACTGCATGCATCCTTTTGCCCTTCCGGATATCCAGCGCATATCATATCTTCAGTAATAATTCCCTCGTAATCGGCATTGCACTCTTCCCGGTCTATGATTGGAACCTGCACCCCCATCAACTGGTCTGGCATGTACCCATTCAACATCATGTATCCCCATCCCGTCACCAGCGCTATCTGTCCAGGTTGCACTATCGTATTTGGGTCTACCAGGGGGATTTTCTGAATGAGGCTGGTAAACGTTAATGGCTCTTGCAACCAAATTAACGCAACGTCATTACCCTTTTCTACGGATTCGAAATTTTCATGAGCAACCATCTTACGTATTGGTAATAGCGTGCCTGAATTGCGGTGGTTGGTACCGACACGGATTTTAGTCCATCTTTCTATTAAACCCACCAAGCAATGGGCAGCCGTGACAACTGCATCGTTGGAAATAATGGTTGCACCACAATATTGAGCTCCGTAGTTGACTATCTGGGCCATGTATGGAACTTCAGCAATGGAAATTGGTGTGCCGCCAATAATTCGTCCATATCTGTATGTAGGCAGTAATCCTTTTGGAACAGCCGCACCGGACACAAAGGATATAATTACTAACGCAACTAATGGAAATACTAGAAACCGCACCATTTTCAAAGGGGACTAATTCGAGTTGATGGTTGAGGGGTTTATATAGTCGTCGTGGATTTGAGTTTATCAATTCGATTTGTGTGGAACAGTAAGCGCTTTATTGTGAGGACTAATAACGTTTATGAAATATTCTGTTTGTAACGAATATTCCACTTTTAATTAAGCATACTAGCTAGGTAGTCCTCTTTCCACAGATATTCGAAAAAATCCTATATTAAGTAGGTTACCAATTTACATATTTCTCCTCTTCTATCTTCAGTTACAATAGATTTAGTTTTAACACCAAGCCTAAGTCAAAAACTCATTGAAAAATAGTCCAAATTATATGGTTAGCACTGTATCCTCCTAAGATTTCTAGAATTTAGTCGCTAACTTTCATTCATAAGCCACATCAGATTAAATTTATCCTCTGTAAACTATAGATACGTTTTCATCAAAATTCTTAGCTTCTTTTGTAAAATTCTGATAACGATAGATACTTGATAACTTTAGCATAAAATCAATGAAGTTTTAATCATATTTAAGCCATTTTGCAATTATAGGAGCGGATATGCCCGCAACATGTATCTGATTTGCGGCCTTATCTAAATTCTGATACGTCGTGAATGGGGAAATCCTAGTAGAAATtccaaacaatattttttttttatctaattcTGAATTTGATGAATTGTTCAATTGAATTCATATCTGAGACTGAAATTGTTTATTGAGGAGGTTTAAGAGCTTAAAGCGTCTGAGAATTGATTTATTGAGCAAACGGGAACAAGTAAAAGATTGACGTAAAAAATAAATCGCGGTCAGCTAGCCTTTAATGCATAAATACCGTACAAATTAGATTCTTAGTCTACAAAAACTCCACCCATGCTCCACACCTAAGATATATAAACTTGCAATAAAATCCGAGTCAGTAAAACCCTGGATCTGAATTTCAACTGTGCTCTCCAGAAAAGAGAACTACAAAATAGTAGCAACCAAAATTCGGGAAGTATTATAGGGTTTTAATTCTCACTGAACATTTGGGAGTAGGTAATAGATACCATTCATTTATTGATATTTTAGTGATCTAAAATTTAAGATACATCTTTCAATTGTCTCCCTGTATGCTTCTATTGCGGTCTAAGAAgcacgccgtcggactaccaactaaacacctcgtcGTCATCAGTGGACTAGCCTGAAACTGTTTCACACATTACATTGTGATAGCCCTTCAACTATACCTGCTTAGGctgccttcaagtcagggaaggGGGTTGCTAGTTCAAGGAAATCCGTACCATTCGGTACCCTCCACCGGCCGAGCACTTCTAAAAAAACCTGCTCGATAAATTGGCAGGAAGTGCATACCATCTACAttgactttgctaaagccttcgacactgtaaatcacggCATACTCTACCCAAACTCTACTGCCGCGTCTCCTTTAATGGCTCCACATTCctttccttcttcctttcctctggcGAGATCCATTCTGagccttttattatttttattctttatcaacGACCACCCCCCTCCCGCCTCCCCGcctcctccttacttgtccctattTTCTATATGCCGACGACCCTAAGCTATTCTCTACTATGGCGTCGCTTATAGACCCTCCAATCAAACCGAGACCCTCTGGTTTGCTAAAGACCAGAAAGTGCCACTCTATGCGCCACTCACTCATATCCTCATCCATTTCCTTTCCTACTTTCATTACgaatatttcgaatgttgcccgctgctgctttgacttGTCTGAAAAAGTTCATCTCCGAAATGAGTATTAAACAAAAGTATTTTACCGCTGGTTGTGACTCTATAGCCAAGCTGGCAATCGATTTGGCACGCAAGGAcggaattctctttctggtGAAGATGACAACTTCAACTCTTTTCAGCGCaagactgaaaccatgagcaatcatctaCCGCTTACCTGTCAATTGTGCTTTGCAcctattcaacagtgcgtcctaCAACAACTGCTGCAACGATCTCTGCATAATCGACAACTTACGATTCTTTTGGCATGTCGAGGCTACGTGATCTCCACCCTTCTCTGGCCTTCTAGCATCTCAAAAAGCAAGAAACGGTCTCTCAGATGATTCCTCAACATCGGCAAGAGGTAGTTCAGCACACGAAACGAGTTTCGTAAACTTAACCCAGCCTTCTTAAGACggggattgattttatgaccacaatcagaaccacGCTGGGACAAACAACTACGATATCAATCTATACTTAgtacatggctcagcattcatactggtgaatgtaAGACCTACCCAATCTCTAAGGACttttggagtacggcacccgagttgaaaCGCAACTCTACGTTTGAGCCACATCCATACAAAAGCTATTTCCTCGAATGTCATCATGAACCGAGATGGTCCTTGTTCCTGTATTAAACGCTGATTAGTACTAGATCAGCTTCCACTTCCACAGCGAATTGCATTACCAATtcgtgagtggttgcactccggtacatattaatttgtaggatgcggatcatgctagcCGCGACCTAGCCATTTCCAGTACCGTCATGAAAATTGGACACCGCTCCAAACCGCTCTCCCCGTGTGCCCAACGCTTTCACCACACGCACCACGATCATTGGAGAGAGAGCAATTCTCTTTTACATTGTAAGTCCAAACTTGGTGGCCTACCTGACcccataataaaaaaaaaaataacttagcagtcagaaaaaaaaaatacgacaTGCTGTCCTCTTGTCAGACATATTCAAGATGTGTGCTTATAGTTCAGGCAGCTGGAAAACTTGATGGGGTTTATCCACATTCATTTCGAGTTTTCTGTTATTCAGCAGTTTCTTCGCGTTTCGCTCGACCGCTTcatcacagcgagtttttgacctcgagtattcacagaagtgatacctatccggccATTAGTGACCCTTGGATATTCTCGCTTAAGGAACTCTTCAATTTCTCTCTTTTCTATGAGGCAATAAAAACGCAAAGCTCTCTCTCCTAACACAGAAGGTACCATTGTTAGCTGTCTTCAAGCATAATTCGTAGATTATTCCACCACTCTCCGTTTTCTGAATgtaagacacttctgctctgcTAACTTCGGGCTTAATCCTATAATGGATTTCGTTGAGGACTTTCGGAAAGGTGCTGCCTTCCGTCAGTTAAATAAGCGGAACTAGCGGTTTAGTTCGCCTTCGCCTTCCCCTTTTATCTGGTGCCCTACCATTCGAATCCGCTTTAATTTTAGGCCGTTGTTTTTCTGACGACACCACGCGTTGTTATTTCTTGCTCCTCTTCACCTCCTATTTGCTGAGTCCTGGGTACTACCTGATATAATCCTCCTTTAGATATCCCACCCTTCTTTTAGTTTTtctcccagttcgctctgcaacggggcatctgcgatccgtttggcgcttaAGGTGCTCTCCGCGGGGggtgcggttgcttctgcttttcgcgcatCTTCTGTTGCTCTCCATGCCCAGATGTAGTACGAAATACGATCTAGTTCTCCATTTCTATCACGCCTTCTTCATgcttttgctgacgtttttctgcaGGAATGTTCCAGACCGCAAACGCTTTACAATTGCCGCGTATTCTttgataagtctttcctcttcggctttcaCAAGAACAGAAGACTGCTCTCACTTTCCGCTTATATTAAAAGCCATCTGTTCAGTTTCTGCGATTTCGACGGTGTCTGTTTCCGGAACAACAGCACTGCGTGGCACTGTATGGGTTCCCGTCTctgtttttgcttttatttggttGTGCGCATCTCTATTTCTCGTTAGGTATTTCAGCTTTttctgcctctttcactgggctTTGGGAAGAGCAACGCGTTTTTATGCTGCGCACAAACGTAATTGAATTCTCCCCCCTATTGTACGTTCTCCATTCAAATTTCTACCAGTGAATCGTGAGTATAGGAGACTCAATAGTCCCTAACAGGTGCACCCTCGGAGACAAAGCCCTTCCcgcagttccctgaggcctgacccagacttagctgatcccggaactcacggacaaATCAATGCTCGCTCAGGGCAACATGATCTACTAATAATGGCGCGATTCACACTACTTGACcaaggtcccgaaggggctggctcttgGCCATCTTAGCAGGCCATCGCACTCAAGCGGGTCTTAATGGTCTTTCTGCAGAATTGTTCATCCCAGCTTGTACAGTTTTTTGCAGAGTTAGTGCCTTGACTTAAACCAAGGTCCCCAATCGAACAGATGACGCAATAATAGTGCTTGGTCCGACCTAGCCGCTTTGTCCAAAAAATTGGAAGTGGAACTATCTTAACACTCACATTAAGTTGAGACTGGTCTGTGCTTATTGTCTTTTTGCGCAGTTATACGGGAGCAGCAATAACTCGCGCCTGTGTCGCATCATCAGGATACTCTGGTCCAATATAAACTCATGGATGTACGGACCAGATAATGGTGAACCTGTTGATTAGAAGGGGGaactggcagtagataggtcacacttaaAAAAGAACGATAACTCCATCGCGGATTATCCCATGGAAGGGAAGCCACTATTCCAGGATGGCCGATAAGTGGGTTTCCCTAGAAACGCGTGCCACAAAACAGCAGAAGAGGAAGGCAAGGAGTTGAAACACATTTAACCGATGACGCGTACGCGTGATGACCCACTTCTTACTTCCAGACTATTTCGGTTCAATTTCGGCAGTAAATTTGCAACAGTTCCATTCGCATAACTTCGACGGGTATAATTAAGGTCACCATTTCGTCAGATACATCTTTGAATAATAGAAAAGTCACCCTTAACTATCCACGCTTTTCTAATGAATTCAGAAGTGATCAATAACTTTTATTTGCCTCAGAAGTTTAAATACAAATACTCAAACTGGATTAATTAAGGAATATCCACCACTGAATAAGCAACAAGGGGATACATGTGAACCTGTTTAGATCCAAATATATCTGAATCCAGCAAAACTCTCTTCAGTTATTATTTCCTCCTTTGAGAGAATGATATATTTGCTTCCACCCCGAAACATTAGCTTCCAAAAGAACTGTCTACTTAACCATGCTATCATGATGATATCCGACTCCCATAAGATATTAAAAGCTCCGTGGTAGGGGGTAGAAGTTAGGGTTGCTTCAATAAATCGAGTGGATTCTCTCTAAAATGTAATTGATCTCTAAAAGCCaatttttgaatattgaatCAGATCCTTTAGAGAGGTAGGAAACATACTGCCGGCACCTCTTCTCATTTTCTATACAAGGTGGTTTTAGATGATTGCAGGGCTTTGCCCAGGTTCCGATTTAAGCTTCTGATCACGAAAAATCGACCCCATTTGAAAACCAGAAAATTTCTAGGATAGGACCCAGGCAACCCTACTTGCTACATATTTTTAATAACTTATCTCATCATCTTTACTACAGCTAACACGGCTGCTAATAGCGGCCACACACGTGTTTCATGTCTGCTTCATAAAAGGACTCATTTCGCCCCACACAAAAACATATCCTCAGATTGCAATTACACGGTCCGTCCGCGCAACATCTGAATAGGCATTCTCCTATTACAGGTGAAATATTTCTTAATCATGGTCAGAGGGACTTTTTGTCGTTCACTACCCCTCCCCCCTCTTACATTTTTCCATGATTTCTGTTACGTGGAACTACCCTCTTGCAATATCTTGAACATCCAAAGCTACATAAATCCATATATGAATgcgaatatatttttattttacgttCAGATTTGCTCATTTTCCTATAGATAGAGGGAAGTTTTATGGCAGTCATTAGGGACAACGtggaatggaatgattgccgGGGGTTGGTGCAGACGACAAGCAAGGTGTATGTTAGAAATTAATCACTGACGTTAAGTTCGATAGCTGCGGAAAATATTATCACGAACGAAGCTAACGTAAATGAGGGTAGGTTGGATGTTGTCTGGAATTACTTTAATAGAGCTGTGTTTGGTAGTTTGCCGTGCAGGTATGATGACTTGAAATGCTACCGAAAATTGTACTGTGAATAGGGTGAAAATTTGGGGAGATTTGTTTGCGAGAAGTATGTTACTTGTGGGGagggaagaagaaaaaaagctgTGGCTAATTGGGCTATTCTTTGATCAGAATGGGCCTTGGAACATTCTTGTCGAAACAGCAATTTAATGTAATTTCTGGTTCTTAATTTCAGCTATTTTGTAGTCTAGAGTGTCCCCCTCCTATCGGCAAACTCTTCCTTCGCAGGATGGATACTAAATAAATGCAGGCAAGTGGATGTCCAAAGGacgaaaatttgaagaaaaaagggCTAATAAAAATGACGCCGGTTGTTACGCACTCTTGATCTCAGATTGTTGAAGCGCTGGAAACGCTGGTTTGAGTATTGAAGTTGTGGTGACCGATCAAAAGGtcaaccgaaacaacgatggtttgttgttgttgaagaAGTCTTTGACCGGGAAAAGTGGCGAATTCATTCTAGATAAGTCGATCGTTGTGCCCAACAGGACAAAGACTAAGGAAAAAAGGCTCGCTATTaatcgaaaaattaaaaaaaggaacATTTCTGCTGCACATCATTGCTCAATTCAGTGATGACCTTAACGACGCTCTTCTTATTGTAAGAACCAATACCCTTTCCTTAAAAACGATAGTAATGCCACCCATTTCAGTATCGTACCAAATCTTCGTAATTATTATAGTGAACTCAAGCCATAAGATTACTCACAGAAAGGACGGCTACATCAGCGGATCCGGTTGTATCGCAAGTGGGTCCATGACTCCAAGTGCTGGTTCTCCCAGTAAGTTAAATCACACTCCAGCTCTTAATACGAATATGTCCTCTACTTTTATGTTCTCTACAGAGTTAATCACGAATTGAGAAAAGCtgtatttcaaaatcgaaattaaaTTATGCGCAGACATACCTTTGAGATGGTACTTCGGCAACGTTTTCGTCGTATTGGATATTTGACTGACTATCCTTTTTTAGGCGATTATCTCGGTTATTGCTACATAtcagtcctttttgaaaatattatattgaGAGGGAGGCAGAGGGAAAGATTTCATAATCCGGCTAGTCCTCACAAGACCTCTCCGCGGAAACCATCTTCGAACAGGCCAAGAGTATTTAGGACCGCGGACtatttgtctgctggtcatgaaAACGGATCTGACGGCGGATGAACCGAAGCAAGAGCCCGGGACCATCTTCCCTGcagcactggagaaggtgataACAGGACTACAAATCAAGATAGTACAGCATACgcctgcgtggccaatgggaagtTTGATCTCTAGCCTGAGAACTCTTAATGCCTTAGGCATCTTTAGTTTTAAGTAAAACCCTTACTCTCATGGTCAGGCTACCCacatttttcaacaatttttctaaaatattcGTGTTACCAAAATATGAACTCCACAAGTACAAACAAAAAAACGGATGACATAGCGGAAAAAAATGGTAATGCCGTCCAGCCAGGATACAGTGGCCGTCGAGGGCAGTACAGTTGGTGTAGCCGGTGAAATCAACAATAGGGACCTCCTCGAATGAAGCGGCAGACGAATTAGTTGTTTCCAACTTCGAAACCACTATCGTCAGGCAGTTGTAAAGGAATATAATAACCAGTGCTTAAGAAACCAGCAAAAGGCAAAAATCTACCACCTTCAATTACAATCTATCTTAAGATGAAGTCGAACAATAAAGTGTGCAAGGGTTAGAACATCAAACAACCTCTACAAACAGTGAAAAAGAAACGGTAGGCCAACGAGTTACGCACTATGAAACTCTGCAACGACGTGGCGGGGAATTACTTACacatggtaattccgctagtgGCAAAATGGTGCTGGAGGCGTGGACCAGTGTTTAAGCAAGGCTGTGGAAATAGTCATCAAGGATCGCTTGGACGGTAAAAGGAACAGGATTTACTTTGATTCGTCACAGGGGGTCCGTGAATTCCACCTCATAGCATGCGAGGCAAATTCTCTTGGGGCTTTTTCGATTAGTGTAACACTAAGATCCGCAATGCCTGAGAGAGCATAAAGCTCAAAGTAGTTCCATATGACGTGATTCGCAGGAGACCGGTTgcttgcatctggttgccgTAGACTCGCACGGATAAAGACAAGCTCGGCCAATCCTTGCGGCGGTAACGAAGGTTGAACCACAAATGAACAGATAAAATTTTCCACTCCATATAAATAGAAAGTATCTGGAAGCACTGGAAAATGCAGAATACAAAGTACGACTCGGAGGCAGAGACGTAAATTGAAAGTGTTCTTCACCGGGGAACCGGACGATCGACCTAGATCTAGTCGACGCCACAAAAGAGCTTTTAGAGGGAATGCAAATCtaacatcgcattaatacaggagtcCTGGATCGGAGAAGACTGTATCATTCAAAGGGACATCTCAAGAGGATTTATCCTCGACAGAAATAGCTTCTACGCTTTTCTGTGTTCTGAATCCAGTTCCGCCAAATTTAAGGTGGTTAAAGTGGAGCAGCCAAGAGCGGGGAATGTGTAtatcagctccaccagaagatCTGAAATACTTGATACCATTCCTGCAGAGAAGACCAACCccttgataggctgcgacgccaatgtgAAGCACAGGCTTTCGGCAGCTTGGAATCAAcgactttattattaacacaaacctaTCGCTATGTAACAGGAGTAGTGCCCTAACCTTCCGTTTCTTCAGCTCGGGGTACTGTCAGAGTAGGAAGGACGTTTCGCTGTCATCATACAAATGACCATAACACTTTTAGGGTGTAGAATTGGAGAGTATGTGCCCAGGCATCATTTGCAGATGACAGTTAAATACTTTTCGGCCTAAATTACGCCGTAGAGGTCTCTGAAAGGATCGACTGTAGAAAAACTGTCAAGAATAAACTCTCCGATCTGTGAAATGATAACATTGGACAAACGAGTCGGCGTCAAAGCTTGGGGCTCCGGAAAACGCATTCGAAACCGCCTTTACCACCGCAATGCAAGGAAGATCTTCCACATCTACTACAGCCAAAAATTCTGGCAGCCACACGATTAcaattggactattgtcagcaCATTGAGAGCGCTAGCAAGTCTACGAGACTCAGTAAAATTCTGGCTACGGAATGTAGGAGCCTTGACTTTCTTGAAAAGTCGGAAATCTGCTGGATGCACTGTTCTAATGAGATCGTCGAATCGCTAGTCTGTACGCACTTCCCCGCGAGCGAGGTGGACTGTGAATTAAAGTCTTGtttggagggtatgcagcctCTATCTTGTGACATTATCAAATCGATAATGAACGAAGAATAAATCGACCGGACTAGAAACAACGTTTCCATATATAAATCTCAGACAGAAAGGGATACGCCGTGACTTGTAAAGCTTTACCGGAGGTGCATTTCTTTCCGATACGTACAACACTCCTAGAGACGAGCgtgcgtggttttcataccaaaaccAGGCAGATGTAGTCATGAATCCGCGAAgaatttcggccaatcagcctcactTTTTTGTGTTAAAGCATGTCCTTAACATTTATTTAAGGGCAATCATGGAGACGCCTTGAGGTCTAAGCACGCTTAGACAATTCCACACAAAACGCttttcacgaggtaattgggaCAGTTGAGTGGTCGCTACACTATAAGCAATATACCCCAGCTGGAGCAGGAAGTGAGACTTACTGTAGTAAGAACTAGGATAATCTAAACCACTTGACCGGAGCTGTGATTAGAGAAATGGCGCTGGGTAACGACATCTCTCCGGTGCTATGATCTACGTATATTAGATAGTAGTGGGTGAAGGTTATATTGGTGACGGAGATGTTCTCCTAAGTGTGCTTATGGGCTTCAAGATGCAAAGTCAGCATAAATCGAACCGAATACTACACTATTTACCACCAATACAAGGGTATCCGGATTCCGCTTCTTGCGGCTAAATGCACAAAGACTAGGTCTTTCCTCCAAAGTAAAATATGTAGACGAGATCTTAAACCCTTAATTAAATTATAGATTTTCACGTCTGGGGGGGGGGCCTTTGTAAGAAAATGTGGTCTTCGCCCTGGGAAGGtgctctggatgtacacaaccATGGTTCATCCAATTTGAATGTGTTATTCTGTGGTGGCAGGCGCTGACCAAAAAATACaacagaacgaagcttaataggatctaAAGAACCACATGTGTAGGTACCATTTGGGCTGTGCAGACTTGTCTATAGCTTTCTGAACATCCTCTCCTTGAACTTCCACGTTAAATAAATAGTGAAATCAGAAGTACTTCGCGATATCGGGACTTACCCAACGGACTACGTCACACGCAAGGGGAGCTTGACGAGTAAATTTGCTGCacgacgtgttgcaaggttatgagaGAATATTCCTCAccaatggatcaaagatggcctgtggagtcagtTTAAGAGTTTTCTCGTACACATACAGTGTAGCCAAGCAGTACGACCTCAGGACCCCCAGTGTATACCAGACAGAAGTACTGCCGAAACTAGAAGCCGATGGCTGGGACGTGATCTGAACCCCAAGCCTCATATTGCAATTCCGGCCAACAACCAGGTGGCCCTCAGGTACTTCATTTGCGATTACCTAGCTCTAGCAATAGCCAATTTGCGCCCGCTAGATGAACAATGTTGTGAGGACCTTCAACATATCTCTAGTTGCAGGATGGAGAAGCTGCTATCCTCGGAAAATGCTACTCTGCCTCTTGATCTTCCCAAAGCGGTCATAGTCTTAGGATGAAAATAGCGCACTACAATACACTTCAGCGTTAGTTGTTCTCCTCGAAGCGACCACTGACACCCATTTACATACCTGATCAATCAATAGTGAATTCTGCCGGTTGTACTTCAACTGATGATACCTTCTGTGTGACATAAGCTTCTTAATCTATAAATTCTCTCTCTGAGCGGGTAAGCTGAGATGTCAAGCAAACTACCAAAGATCCGCAAGGGTTCAGAAACTTTATGATTAATGTTAACTGCTATTAGTTTCTAAAACATCTATCTCCTGTTTATTCCCCGTGAAGCGTAgggccttttcaattttctacgAGATCaagcttcagtttcattatcgtcCAACTGCTAGACGATCGAAAAATCTACACCAGCGGGACAAACAAATAGACAGAGAGTCTTCAATGATGAATAGATCCCTGATCCCTAAGACTATGTCTTACCCTAGTTGTGTAGCAAGTGCAGCgtatatttcattttttccataaaaacCCCATCTCCTCAACTACTTAGCTCTCGTTGGAGATGATCAAAGTGTCACCTTTGCTTTAACTGGTATTTTACAAATAGTGTCCAACTTAACTTGTCTTGAATAATTTGTAGCGACCTTAGATTAGTCCACCATATTAATTAGTTCCCCCGGAAGTGTCCATTGACATACCTCTACAAGGCCTGCTCCAAACGCATCACCGATGTAATGTTTGTAGAGCTGATTGAAGGCTGCACTTACCAGTAGGCGAATGGACAATAGATCATTGTTTTAAATCGTCTGCATAAAAAAGGCAAAGATAGATAAATATGGAAGGGAGATAATTCATGAAAAATTAAAACAGAAATGGGCCCAGAATGCAGCCCTGAAGTACCCCAAGGAGGAAAAAAGGAGACGAGATGCAAGCATTAACGAAGAAACATTTTAGTTTACCATCTAAGCAAGATCTGAACCAAAGAAAATAGTTAATGAAATCCATTCGATCGATTCATACGAGTTTACTGAAAAGCAAAGAGTGATCATTAGATTTGAAAGCTTTGAAAAAGTCAGTGTAAATTGTATGAACATCTTTACTTGTAATCAGAGATCTTCCAAACAAACTGGTCACAGTCAAAGGATCACGTTGATACCCGGAGTACCATGGGTTTCACATTGAGGTGGTTAAAAGGAAACGAAAGACGGCCTTTGGCGTGCTTCTCAAAAATATTGGAGAAAGAGGAATTGACGGGTATAAGGCGGTAGTTTTCGACCAGGGTATTGTCACTTTCCTTGTGTCAGGTCTTTCAGCCGAAGAGAAGTCAGTTATATCGGAAGA harbors:
- the LOC119659702 gene encoding vitellin-degrading protease-like, coding for MVRFLVFPLVALVIISFVSGAAVPKGLLPTYRYGRIIGGTPISIAEVPYMAQIVNYGAQYCGATIISNDAVVTAAHCLVGLIERWTKIRVGTNHRNSGTLLPIRKMVAHENFESVEKGNDVALIWLQEPLTFTSLIQKIPLVDPNTIVQPGQIALVTGWGYMMLNGYMPDQLMGVQVPIIDREECNADYEGIITEDMICAGYPEGQKDACSGDSGGPMVIKARLVGIVSFGYLCAQPGYPGVYTNVAHFANWVTMKVSEEAAVNSTSTVSVLS